The window AGACTCGCTGCTCCGCGCCTCTCAGCTTCTCATCGCAGAGCCGGAAGAGTCGGATCCCCTCCTCGAACTTCTCCATTGCTTCGTCCAATGAGAGCTTCCCCTTGGAAAGCGTGTCCACGATATTCTCCAACCGTTCCAGAGCGTCCTCAAAGGCTATTTCTTCGGTCGTCTTTCCACCTCCTTCAGATTCCTTACGACACAGTAAATCTCACCATCCCTGACCATAACGAGAACGTCGTCCCCCAAGGTCACGGATTCGATCGTCTCAATCACGTCCTTGTCCGGCAGCTTCATCGCGATGGAATACCCCCTGTCCAGTGTTGCCAGTGGGTCAGCGGTCCCGAGAATGCCGCCCAGCTTCCTCAGGCCTTCTCTCTGAAGGCTCAGGAATGACTCCAGAGCCCGGTTCATCTGCAGGAAGCGGTCATCGAGCCTCTGGGAGTGTGCCCTTATCTGGTCGAGGACCACATCTGATGAGAGGCTCGACTCCAGCCTCCTGATGTCCCTCCTTCTGGACTCGAGCATGTTCCTGAGACCCCATACCAGGCTTTCCCTGTCCGTATCAAGAGACGTGTGCAGTTCTATGATGTCAGGAGCCACGAGCTCTGCGGCTGCACTTGGTGTGGCTGCTCTCCTGTCTGCCACGAAGTCAGCAATCGTGAAGTCCGTCTCGTGTCCCACTGCGGAGACCACGGGGATGTGGGAATCGAAGATGGCGCGCGCTACAGATTCGTCGTTGAAGCACGCGAGTTCCTCGAAGGCTCCACCGCCCCTGCCGACTATCATGACGTCGATGCCGTCGTACCTGTTTAGAGCCTCAATTGCAGAGACGATAAACCCTGGGGCATCAGCTCCCTGAACGAGCGTTGGCGCCAGGATGATGCCTGCCAGCGGGAATCTCCTGCCGAGGACTTTCACGATGTCGCGGAATGCCGCTCCTTTCTCGGATGTGACAACGCCTATCTTGACGGGGAACTCAGGGAGTAGTTTCTTGTGTTCCTCAGCGAAAAGGCCCTCCGTTTCCAGGAGTTTCTTGAGTCTGAGGAACTTCTGATACAGTTCGCCGACACCCTCGAGTTTGACTTCCCTCACAATCAGCTGATATGATCCGGATGGTCGGTAGACGTCTATGTCTCCGAACGCAACGATTTTCTGACCGTCCTCTATGTCAAGACCAAGACGCTCCGCGTCGCCTCTGAACAGAACGCACTTCAGGGAGGAATCCTCATCTTTCATGGTGAAGTAGCAATGGCCCTGCGCCGACTTCCCGTAGTTGCTCAGCTCCCCTCTGACAGCGACGCCGATGAGAGAGGGTTCATCTCTCAACAGATTGCGGATAGTGTCCGTGACCTCGGTCACCGAGAATATCCTCTGAGCCTCTTCGGGCATACTCCCTCCTCACGTTTCCGACTTCAGCAAAGATAAGAGAGGTTGGTTTAAGTATGTTTCCTAATATCGTCTGGGTCTGCCAGATTTCCTTCGAGTGACACCTCACAATCCACGAATTCCAACCTGTAGAGTATCTGTTCGAGCGTCTTCTCCCGATCTCTTATGGGCACCGCCCACGTCTTCAGAACGGCATCGAACCGCTTCTCGGGAAGTGCTTTCATCGTTCTAACAATCTGCTCATCGTACTCAAAGGAGATCTGGTATTCAGCAGAGTTGCTCCTTATGTGAACGACTGGCAACTTCTTCTCGATGTCGACCTTGTTTATCAGCAGTTCCTCAATGCTCGGGTCAATCCTCAGCAAACAGTTCGCCGCTTCGAATTCCTTCACGACATACTTGTAGTGATGGAGCGGAGCAAGCCACTCCTTCGTTTCCGAGTCAAACCTTCTCTTCTCTAGACTTTTCGCGACCTTCACCAGATCCCTGTCGTAGTCGAACTCGATGGAAACCTCGTCCCCCTTCCTCGTGATCAGAACCTGCTTCACGTTTCACCCCTATGAAGGAGTTGCTCTCCGCCTACTTAAAGCTCCAGAAGGGAGGGGTTGATGAAAGTGTTTCAGATGAGTGCTTTCCTGCAGGACGGGCATCTTTTCCTGCCCTTGACGCACGCAGAATGATATACGGAGCCGCAACTCGAGCACTCGACCGAGAATGTGCCTAGGTTTATCTCCGCACCACACATCCCGCACTCATTGGACGGCGGCAGGACATCTGACCTTTCCGGCCCCGTCTCCATACCCTTTGGTCTCACCAGGAGTGATGTCAGTACCACGGACGCAACGATGGCTATCGCCAGAATCAGAATGACGAGAGCTAAGTCGAGTTGCCCAAGGCCAACGGCTCCAACGTCCACGACCACGTCGTATGACATGTCTAGAGGACTTCTGGGAACCACGAACGAGACTCCTCCGACCCTCCCCTCATACGAGGCGTTTATCTCCACCGTGTCCCCGGCCTGCATCCATCTGGGGAAGACTATCTCAAAGGTGTATCCACTCCCGTTCGTCGTTCCCTCAAGTGTCTCAGACGTGTCGACGTTCCTCATGATGATGGTTGCGTCCACTAGGTTTCCGCCCTTCTCGTCCCTCACCCTTCCGTGAACAGCGATAATCCCCTCAACGCAGAGAGCGTCCTCATACAAGACGGGATCCCTGGACATCTCGTCCGACATGATTGTTGTGTAGTTCCTGAGATAGCCAGTATCATTGAAGAGGTAGAAGTAGTAGTTGTAATAACCAGGGACCAACGGACTGTAGACGATTGTCTTGGGCTCCCCCAATGTCACGTCAACGCGGCCTTCCTTCACGAATTCGTCCGACCTGTAGATCTCGTATTCCACATAGCCATCGATTTCGCTCGTGAGCGTGACAGCCATCGTATCGTTGAGGAAATCCCCATTCAAGTCCAGGTTGCTTCCAACGATGTCGAGGATCGATACGTTCTTCCCGGAGGTCGAGTAGTAGTCCAGATACTCGTCCCAAAGCGTGTCAACGCTGAATGCGAGGTCGTTGTACGACGTCAGCACCTGTGACGTGGGATATGACAGGGATATCCCATGGGCGTCGATGAGCCTGACCCCCTTGGCGTCCTGCTCATTGTCCCAGTGTCTCTCGTACGCGACCGCAAAGAGGACGTGGGATTTCACCACCTCGGCCTTTCGCTCGATCCTGACGCTGTCGACGTGGTTGATGAGCTCGTCCGCCAGGTCAAAAAGGTCCCTTTCGTCCACCTCATACTTCTCTGTGGCGTCCCAAGCTGACCTTATCTCTTCACCGAAGTATGGAATGAAATGGTACATATCCCAGACGAGGTCGTCCAGCGATTCGGCCAGGCTGTCAATCCTGGTCGCATTGATGCTGGAAAGAATAGCGGAATATGAGCTCATCCCCTCGTACTCCTCGATGAATGAGTCCACGACCTCTCTTGAAAGCTCCAAGGGTGTCATGGATGGATCTGCAACGAGGGGGCCGAGGAAGCCGTCGTACGCCCACCCGCGGGCGTCCTCGTCCTTTTCCGAGCCGACGATGAAGTCAACATAGTCCCTGATCTCATACATTATCTCCAGCGTGGTTCTGCACGTATCGAACCCCACGATGTCGAGCCTTCTCCCACCGTTGTCCGCAACAATCTGCTGGAGAGCTGCCCCAAGTTCTGGCGTTGTCAAGTAGTTGGAGGAGTTCGACTCGTCCTTGACCAGACCCTGCCAGCTTAGTCCATGGTCCCATAGGACGAGGAAGTAGTGGTCCGCTGGAAAGCCGCCCATCGCCCAGTCCACGAAGTCCACGAGCGTGTTGGGGTCGTCCATGGCGGCCTCCCCGATGTCCTCTATCTGGTAGCTAGGGAGAGGTTCGTCGCCCTCCTGAACCAGAAACCTCTTCGTTGTGGTCCAATCCGGGTTGGTTGTCGCCTCTTCAATCTTCCTGTCGTACTGAACGACGATCTTCACGTCCTCGGTCGAGCCGACCTGAGCCATCTCCGCGAAGTCGAGAAGGCTCATGTCCTCCAGATTGTTGTCAGCGGCCATGTAGACCATTATCGTCCATTTCGTACCCTGGGCTCTGCCTTCCTGGGTCAGTGAGAGACCTGCAAGTAGGAAAGTGAGAATGAGAAAGAAAGCCAGAACCCTTTTCATCATTGAAATCATTTTCAGTCCAGTATTTAAAACAATCGCGGTTGTTCTAGCCGAGCAAATCCGTCGACCTGACCAGGGGTATGAGTTCGACTCCGATTTCCCCCAGGTTCTCCTGGCCGCCCTCCTCTCTGTCAACGACCACAACTGCTTTCTCCACGGTGGCCCCTTCCGCCCTGAGCTCCACAATCGCCTTTCTCAGGCTGTTGCCTGTCGTGGTCACGTCCTCGACGAACAGGACATTGTCCCCTTTGACCAGTTCTCCCTCGAATATCTTTCCGGTGCCGTGCTCTTTCCTCTTCTTTCTCACGATGATGAACGGTCTATCGATCTTCATGGCTACCGCCACAGCGATTGGCACGGCCCCGAGCTCGACGCCTGCGATCCTGTCCGCGCCTACCGCGTGCGGGGCGATCTTCTCCGCGATCTTCTCCAGGACCCTGGTTTCCGTAATCGCCTTCTTTATGTCGATGTAGTAATCACTCTCCTCGCCAGAAGCGAGGGTGAACTTGCCGAATTGCAGAGCTTTGGTGTTCTTCAGATCGTTCACCAAGTCCCTCACGTCGGGCTTGGAACACTTCACACAGACACCTGCGATGGCTATGATGCAGTCGCCGCACACCGATCTGTGACAGCTGATGCATTCATTCCTTGCCTCCCTGATACCGCAAACCTCACACAAAGCCATTATACTCACCACGGGACGTCTTTCTTACCGAGTCTGTACCCTAGGACGTTGACAGCTCGATGCATCGGAGGGGTAATGAGGACTATGAATATCAAACCTATGATGGCACCGTCAAGGACGTAAGTCCTCAAGAACCACCCCGTCTCGAGAATGAGTAGGAGAATCGTCGCTCCGATGAGGAAATCATACTGATCCAGACCTGGTGTCTTGGCTCCTCTCTCGATTCCCGCCCTGCGCTTTATGAAGCTTCCAAGGATGTCGCCCAGAAGGGCTCCACAGGAAAGGAGGAATATCAGAAGAGCCGCTTGGAGCGGGGAGCCGAAGGAGAACTGTCCGATTCCCGCAGCCCATGCGGAAGTGTGCTGTATCCCTCCGATGAGCATGCCGGAGAATGTCCCGCCTGCAAATCCCCTCCATGTTTTCCCGTCACCGAGGAGCCTCCTCCCATCCTTCAACCTCAGGCCGGAATCCATGGGCTTGCCCCCACCGAACAGCACGGCGGAAGGATTGGCGACGTAAGCGGGAATCAAGAACCAAAATGCTTGAGCGAGGATCAGAGGGATGTCCATCAAGATGGTAATATCATCGGGGCATAAAACCGTAATGAGTGCCCCCAGGACCTCCCTTTCTGAGTGCGGCTGGTTCGCAGAGTTGATAACCACTACAACACGGTTAAATATCTCTGGACGAAGATTACTGAGAGATGAGTGTAGAGAGGATCGCAACATATATCGATGGATTCGACAAGGCACTTGGAGGCGGCGTGCCGAAGGGGCACGTAGTGCTCGTGTGTGGTACGCCAGGGACGATGAAAACCTCTCTCACGTTCAGCATCCTCTACAACAACGTGAAGAACAACGGATCGAAGGGTCTCTTCATAGCCCTAGAGGAGGGACATGATTCCCTGAAGGGCGCTATGGAGGACTTGGGAATGAAGAACATCGACGAGCTGGAGCTGTACGTACTAGATGTGGCCAAGATCCGAATGGAGCACAAAGAGGAGGAGCTGACAAAGAACTGGATCGAGATACTGACCAAGTACATCGAGCAGAGGGTCAGAGAAAGCAACTTCGACATGGTTGCCATCGATTCTCTCGCTGCCCTGTACTCTCTGGCACAGCTGACCAACCCCAGAAGGGACCTTTTCCACTTCTTCGGATTCCTTCGCGGGCTCGGAGCGACAACGTTCCTCATCTCTGAGATACCGATGGGCTCGGACAGGCTTGTCGCATATCAAGAAGACTTTCTGTCAGACGGCATCCTATACCTCAGACAGTATGAGGTCGGGGAGACCGACGTGCAACTGAGGATAAGATGCGTCAAGATGAGGAGGACGGACCATGAGCGGGGCTACTTCACGCTAATGAAGTCCGACGAGCATTTCATGGTGACCAGCGCCATCACGGAGTAGTTCTCTCTCCGCGAAGAACCTCTTTGTTTCTTCTACCGGATCATCGGTCCGATCGAGGTTCTCGATCTTCCTCTGGAATGACTTCGCCCTCTTGTCCAGTATCACTGCGACCCCAATGTCGCTCTCTTTCCTGATCAACCTTCCTATGCACTGGAGGATCCTCCTCGTTGCGGGGGCCTTCATGGCATAGTCCCAGCCCTTGTCGAATTTGATATCGAAGTATCTGAGCAACGACCTCTGCTTGGCGGTGGGTTTCGGATACGGAATGCCGACCAACACGGCCATCTCCAGCTCCTTGTCCGGGAAGTCCAGACCTTCGCTGATCCTCCCGCCCATCACCGCGAACAATACGCCGGAGCCTGTCTTGAAGCCGTCCACGGTCTCCATCAGCTCGTCATGCGTTGAGTCTCTTCTCTCGACGAACAGGGGTCTTGAGATCGCCTCTCCTATGTCAAGGAACTCCTCCAGCCTGTCGTGACTGGGGAAGAAGACGACGATGTTTCGCGGGATGCTTTGCACGAGGTTCAGGATATGGCTCTTCAGTCGAGGGATGAGCTCTTCGCTCGAGCGGAGTTCCTCGTACCTCGTCGTCACATCCTCGACGTACAGGACACGTCTGTTCTCCGAGGGGAACGGACTGGGGAACGTTGCCAAGGTCGTCGATTCAGGCAGACCCAGAGTCTCCTTGTACTGGACAAGTGGTTCCAGTGTCCCCGACATGTGCACCGACGCTTGGCATTCGGCCACCATCTCTCCGATATGCGATGGGTCGAGGCAGTACCCCTCAATCCCGATGGAGTCGCCGGCATTGGCGAGCTTGACGTAGGACGATGCGTCCATGGACGTCCAGAAACTGAGAAAGGCACCGAGGGAGAAGATGAATGATCTGGGGAGCTTGCCGTCCTCTTCCCTCTTCCGCCTTATGACTTCACCATAGCTCATCAGATTGTGAAACAGGGCTTCCAGCTGTATCGATGTCAGAGTGAGTTTGTGCATGAGATCCTCTTCGAGCTGATTCGGGGGGAGCATGCCGTCGTCTTCCTCCACGTAATCCGCCACCAAGTGGAGGATCGTATCGTACAACACGTCGCAGAACCCTTTTACTGTTCTTGTCCCGAGCACCTTGACGTCCCCGAACTTCTCTGCCTCCCTCATGGCC is drawn from Candidatus Thermoplasmatota archaeon and contains these coding sequences:
- a CDS encoding exodeoxyribonuclease VII small subunit, coding for MCRKESEGGGKTTEEIAFEDALERLENIVDTLSKGKLSLDEAMEKFEEGIRLFRLCDEKLRGAEQRVSVLTQSEEGVEEKAYHE
- the xseA gene encoding exodeoxyribonuclease VII large subunit, whose translation is MPEEAQRIFSVTEVTDTIRNLLRDEPSLIGVAVRGELSNYGKSAQGHCYFTMKDEDSSLKCVLFRGDAERLGLDIEDGQKIVAFGDIDVYRPSGSYQLIVREVKLEGVGELYQKFLRLKKLLETEGLFAEEHKKLLPEFPVKIGVVTSEKGAAFRDIVKVLGRRFPLAGIILAPTLVQGADAPGFIVSAIEALNRYDGIDVMIVGRGGGAFEELACFNDESVARAIFDSHIPVVSAVGHETDFTIADFVADRRAATPSAAAELVAPDIIELHTSLDTDRESLVWGLRNMLESRRRDIRRLESSLSSDVVLDQIRAHSQRLDDRFLQMNRALESFLSLQREGLRKLGGILGTADPLATLDRGYSIAMKLPDKDVIETIESVTLGDDVLVMVRDGEIYCVVRNLKEVERRPKK
- a CDS encoding clostripain-related cysteine peptidase, which translates into the protein MMKRVLAFFLILTFLLAGLSLTQEGRAQGTKWTIMVYMAADNNLEDMSLLDFAEMAQVGSTEDVKIVVQYDRKIEEATTNPDWTTTKRFLVQEGDEPLPSYQIEDIGEAAMDDPNTLVDFVDWAMGGFPADHYFLVLWDHGLSWQGLVKDESNSSNYLTTPELGAALQQIVADNGGRRLDIVGFDTCRTTLEIMYEIRDYVDFIVGSEKDEDARGWAYDGFLGPLVADPSMTPLELSREVVDSFIEEYEGMSSYSAILSSINATRIDSLAESLDDLVWDMYHFIPYFGEEIRSAWDATEKYEVDERDLFDLADELINHVDSVRIERKAEVVKSHVLFAVAYERHWDNEQDAKGVRLIDAHGISLSYPTSQVLTSYNDLAFSVDTLWDEYLDYYSTSGKNVSILDIVGSNLDLNGDFLNDTMAVTLTSEIDGYVEYEIYRSDEFVKEGRVDVTLGEPKTIVYSPLVPGYYNYYFYLFNDTGYLRNYTTIMSDEMSRDPVLYEDALCVEGIIAVHGRVRDEKGGNLVDATIIMRNVDTSETLEGTTNGSGYTFEIVFPRWMQAGDTVEINASYEGRVGGVSFVVPRSPLDMSYDVVVDVGAVGLGQLDLALVILILAIAIVASVVLTSLLVRPKGMETGPERSDVLPPSNECGMCGAEINLGTFSVECSSCGSVYHSACVKGRKRCPSCRKALI
- the pyrE gene encoding orotate phosphoribosyltransferase, which gives rise to MALCEVCGIREARNECISCHRSVCGDCIIAIAGVCVKCSKPDVRDLVNDLKNTKALQFGKFTLASGEESDYYIDIKKAITETRVLEKIAEKIAPHAVGADRIAGVELGAVPIAVAVAMKIDRPFIIVRKKRKEHGTGKIFEGELVKGDNVLFVEDVTTTGNSLRKAIVELRAEGATVEKAVVVVDREEGGQENLGEIGVELIPLVRSTDLLG
- a CDS encoding CDP-2,3-bis-(O-geranylgeranyl)-sn-glycerol synthase, translating into MDIPLILAQAFWFLIPAYVANPSAVLFGGGKPMDSGLRLKDGRRLLGDGKTWRGFAGGTFSGMLIGGIQHTSAWAAGIGQFSFGSPLQAALLIFLLSCGALLGDILGSFIKRRAGIERGAKTPGLDQYDFLIGATILLLILETGWFLRTYVLDGAIIGLIFIVLITPPMHRAVNVLGYRLGKKDVPW
- a CDS encoding AAA family ATPase is translated as MSVERIATYIDGFDKALGGGVPKGHVVLVCGTPGTMKTSLTFSILYNNVKNNGSKGLFIALEEGHDSLKGAMEDLGMKNIDELELYVLDVAKIRMEHKEEELTKNWIEILTKYIEQRVRESNFDMVAIDSLAALYSLAQLTNPRRDLFHFFGFLRGLGATTFLISEIPMGSDRLVAYQEDFLSDGILYLRQYEVGETDVQLRIRCVKMRRTDHERGYFTLMKSDEHFMVTSAITE
- a CDS encoding ATP-dependent DNA helicase, coding for MHFPYSYRKHQKDMVQAIERTLQGGHIVLQSGTGSGKTVCALYPALKLAVSEGKKVLYLVRTNSQQRQVIVEMRRIGGVFGMGFQGRHSTCLAVRSNPRLREGSPEELMRYCSHKKTMTVRGERGGCKHYSNLLNADLKGIEDWAKREIPTMEQFFGKCTGLGICPYETSKLLIPSAHLVTCPYVYFFDYGIRSAFLEWMGVDTRDLVLIVDEAHNLPEYARDMRSARLTLHSLRLAMREAEKFGDVKVLGTRTVKGFCDVLYDTILHLVADYVEEDDGMLPPNQLEEDLMHKLTLTSIQLEALFHNLMSYGEVIRRKREEDGKLPRSFIFSLGAFLSFWTSMDASSYVKLANAGDSIGIEGYCLDPSHIGEMVAECQASVHMSGTLEPLVQYKETLGLPESTTLATFPSPFPSENRRVLYVEDVTTRYEELRSSEELIPRLKSHILNLVQSIPRNIVVFFPSHDRLEEFLDIGEAISRPLFVERRDSTHDELMETVDGFKTGSGVLFAVMGGRISEGLDFPDKELEMAVLVGIPYPKPTAKQRSLLRYFDIKFDKGWDYAMKAPATRRILQCIGRLIRKESDIGVAVILDKRAKSFQRKIENLDRTDDPVEETKRFFAERELLRDGAGHHEMLVGLH